ataaaaagtaaacaaaaaaataagcatatgaattatgttcagcATTAACGTAGCCTCgctcaaaaaatatagaatataaatattaaataccctTCCTAAATAattagggttatgtatttttgttttagaatttaactttttaaatttttagagcaTAATCATGATTCAGATACTAAgaactatggttttaattaataatctatacttctggtttattctaaagaaaaattgataattttgtcCAAAACTTAGGCTTGTGTTGAATTACATTACATGAATCTTAGTCTAAATgtaggttaatttttttattttaaaataattaataatagactTTATCTTCTCCTGAGTTAATGCAAACTCGGCAAACGAGTATATCAACGACTGGATTCCTTATTTATCCTTATCAGacgtaaaaataattatatttccaacATATGAATTTACTTAATTAGTAATACTGAATACAGATAGTTCTTCTAAGATATGGTACATCGAATAGCTTTTTCAAAGCTTTTCATTTTATGAAGAATATCTGTAGCTAGAAGATAAAGTTAAACACCTACAGTCAGAcaaactattcaaaataattaaaaattaattcatttatcatactaatttgatatattaaggaTAAATCTATTGAAATCATCAAAGtcgttttaattttaatccaattttaaagaatctacaaattaatttctgaaatattttattgtactcAACTAatgctctattttttttatagaaataagaattaatttccttattattatttggataagatgttaaataatttcttcattaattgatataaatattgtttatccATGCTCTTGTTCTttactttgtttatatttttataataataaatatttataatttgtacatcATTCCGAGggattttggtattttttttttagacttctCTTCAACcgaaaatttatcaaaagtagAATGCTCACATGCTTGATACGTAAAAACGCCTTCTTCACTATCATTATTGgatgaatataaaatgttattggaGTATGAACGCCATAATGTAAGGTTGGCTTTATTTCGTGTAAGCTCTTCTTCTACTCTATTCCTATACAATGAAAGTTTTCGACTATTCATTGTCTTCTTCTAATCGAAGAGTTAGAACTTCATCATGTGTCAATATCCATCGACCTCTTAAAAGTCgacaatgaaacaaattctttTCAAATTGAGACTGagacaagtatttttttattcaagtaattATTGATTACGTTGTAATAACTTGAATGATCGGTATAAGAATTTTTCCCTTCGGAAAGGAAACCATTCTTTGGGGAATAGAACCTGaagttaatttgtatttttcacacTCATTCATGTAATTAAAGGCATAATAAATCCCCACTCCAATaagataaattgaattgattttttaatggatGTTAAAAAGTGACCTGAAAACAATGAAGAATGAACTTCGCAAGAGATGAAAATAGCGCATAATATACTGATTTTAGACGAATAAGaattaaagataagaaaaaatgttatttattgatatacttGACGCCTCTTTCCCTTACATTTAGTTCCTTTACTTGaaaccaatccaacactaattaaaatacataaatagagagagaaagagagaaaaggGTATAAAAAAGACAGAGAGAAGtaaataaagagagagagagagagtgaatAGTATAGGAAAGAGCTGCTGTTAGACACCATACTCAGCGCTCAAGCAAAGCTGGAGCTAGATCAGGAGCAATTGAGGCTTGACATCAGCTGTATTGACGTCAAGAACCCGCCCCAATCAAGGAATTAATTTCGTCTTCTCATTGCCTTCGtattgtaattgtttttttttacggATCCAGCAGCTTGGATTTGGGTCTTTCTCTTGCTACTCTGTTGTAGGCTGAGTGAATTCTTTTGGTGTTCCTTCCTCTCTCCTCCACACTCCCAAGACTGGATTCCCATTCTTCGTGTTGACCTGAATGTGATGTCGTCTAAAATGGAACTTGTGTCTGGACTGTTTTGGAAAGGAATGAGGCCAATTTCGTGGAAGGAGCATGAATATTAATGAGAATGTCAAAACGAAATGTGGGACTCCGATTGACTATTAATTGATATGAATGGAAATGCTGATTTGTGCTCTTTGCTTTTGCAGATGTGGATGGTGGTGATGTTGTGAAAAATGGTTCGCTCCTGTTCCGCTCCTGGATGTCGAAGTGGTAGAACGCTAGAAAAACCCAAACCCTCATTTTTCCTCTTTCCTTTAAACCCAGCGAGGAGACGCGTCTGGTCGGACGCCTTCCCCAAAAGCAATTACAATCCATCAAAGAACTCTGGTAACTCCACTCCAAACACCCTCACAATAAATGTATCCccttcttttatttctattccAGTCCTATGTGAGAAACACTTTACGGATGATGACTTTGAAACCATGAGAAAGGACTCCAAAGAATCTCGCAGAAAGCAACGTGGTccattaaaaaacaagaaattaaaAGTTGGAGCAGTTCCTTCTATTTGGGATGAATCCCTAGTAAAGCAGTCCGTGTCGcccatttttatgaattttgtagACGTTAACACTGGAACAATGGAGGACTCCAAGTCCAAATCCCTTATTCACTTCCCTTTTCAGCATCAGCAAATGTCAAGTGGGAAGGGCTCCTCTCCAAAGACAAAGTTAATATTTCCCACATCCACTCAACGACCCCCTCGTAAAATTCTCCCTAAGCCACCTATTGTCTCTTCTTCTTTGGAGGTCAATCATAAAACGAATATTGAAGGGGATCACTGCTACACTGCACTTACTGTGAATATGGATGAGGATCACTGCTATGCAttccataatataaaaaaagagaaatgggAGGAGGGTGATGAGATTGTGTCAATGTACGATTTTGAGTATAAGATCGAAAAGGCTCAACTTCCCTCAGGAGTGAAGATATTTCGAAAGGACTCAAAGTATTATTTCTATCTTCCGAATTTTCAAGAGGATGGAAACGCAAAGATTGGTTTCTCTTTGGAACTCTTagataactttaaatataacgCCTTTGTGAATGGAATTAAGATCCTTCGCGACGATATCAAACTGTCATTCAACGCCAAAATTACGAAAATTTCCGAACTGATCCTGCTCCTTGAGTATTTAAAGTCAAAATCAGAGGGTATGCCCAATTCCTCTTTTTTGATTTGCCAGGCTAAGAAGAACCTGGAAAAATGTATTGAGATTTCTGATGAAGGGCATTCCTCTCTCATATCCAAACTCTTATTTCTGAAAGAACAATGTGACTTATTACTGAGTAAAAGTCACAAATATTCGGATTCATTACTCTCGGTAGCTCTAATGTGGCATCAACAGGCACCTACTCTCTATGAACAGATCCGTAAAGATGGGGTTATGACATTACCTTCAGCTAGTCATTTACGTCGCTTTACATCTTTTAATGCGGAAAGTGGACTTCCTTCTAATACGGTCTCTTATCTGAGATCTAGATTTGATAACTTAACAGATGTGGAAAAAGTGATTGCCATTGTGTTTGATGAGTTTTATGTCGTAAGGAAGTTCGAATTCTCGAGAGGAAGATTGCAAGGGAAAAATAATGAGAATATTCCTAAAAGCTCATTTTCACTTATGATAAAGAGCATTGCGGGATCGTACAGAGACATTGTCTACACGTCCTCAAAATCGAGTATAAAGGCACAGACCATATATGACGTGTACATGGCTGCATTAAAAGCTTTAACTGACATCGGGTTTAGAGTGGTTGCAGTCATATCTGACGGGAACTCTTCACATATTCACTTTTTCAAGGACAAAATATTTAACGGAAGTCTTTTACCTATCGTCGAAAATCCTTTTGATCCCGCTATCAAAATCCATATCATTTTTGAACAATCCACAATACTCAAGAATTTTTATCATAgctttttgtctaaaaaaaattctgtattGTCCAGCATTTGACGATTTTAATAAGTTTCTTAGTCCTAATTTTGACgacttgaaaattttatatcaattggAAGATaataaaagtgtcaaaatatcGCATTATCTAGAGGACAAATGCCTTTCTCCGTCCCCCCGTGgagaaatcaaattttagacTAGGCTGTGCTATATTTCATGAGTCTACTATTAAGAGTTTAGAGTGCCACACCACCCTGGAACATGATTTTTCTGAAACAATATCATTTGCTAGAGTCATTTTTAATTGGTGGGACCTGTGTAATCTGAAGACCATTTATTCATTCCTTGTAGCAAAAAATACTGTGGCTGAGAAGGAATGGTTTGACTACATGGATAAATTTAGCACTTGGCTGAAGGCTTGGAAAAGTAATCCGTCGATAAATTCAACCCTTAATCCAGATATTTTTGAATCTGTGAATCATAATTCCCAGAGCATACCAAAACTCGCCCAATATCTACTCGAGTTCTTCGCCACGGAGGGAATACTTTTTGAAACAATGGTTAGAGATTCCATTGAGGATGGTGTTACTCATTTTAGTCAATTTTCTGGTCGCAACTTCAATGCCTCTGTCGGACAGCTTCTTGGAATGGAAACTAAGGTTCGATTGACCTCTCTCATTAAATTTTCGCATGTAAATATTGAGCCCCCTGAGACTGAAGAGCCGAATGAAAATTTATCAGGAATGGACGAATGTGTCATATCAAAGATAGTGGGTCGTTCGGATCAATTTGTATCACAGAGTGTGTCTGGTGATTCCTGTCTTAATTTCTATATTGCAGGATGTATTGCTCGCATGATTTCTAGAACATTAAAGTGTAACTCCTGCTTGgaactcattattttttccagCTTTCTTccaatagaaataataaaagatgattGTGAAATGGAGAATAAGGAGACGTTCATAGATCAAATTagtaataatttgattaattaccCGACTGACTTATTTTTCTATACTGTTATCATTGCTAATTGCCTTTATCAAACCATCTCATCGGATGATGAGATCAATAAGGAACTCAAATATTCACCAAACAGTGAAACAGTTTTTTCACAGACATTTGTTCGAAGCTGTTTTGATAATGTCAACTATGGACTATCTGAACAAAAGTGCACTAAAGGGCATTCCTATCGATACATAGCCGAGAAAGTAGcccttcatatatttaatataggaGCCAGAAATCACTTTGAGGAGTTCTTTAACctaatttattgtcaaattgTTAGAAATAGTGTCGGAGATGAGGACATGGAGGGTGAAGAAGAAGAGGACGGGGAAGAGAGCGAGACTTATATTGTAGAAACAATTGAAGCCGAATAGAGGCCTACCACATACCCAGGTGTACATTAAGCGGATACTAATCACTATTCGTTTAATTCGTcgtcgttgttgttgttttaaattaaaaaaatatagtttgcgCGAGTTGTGGCTCATCTTTGAGTACTCCATAAGTGACAAGTGCATATtctattaatatgtaaattgctttaattataataactaataattaatgataattcaaaaattgatatgttagtgaacttgattttttcccctcaaaaaatatatttatttatgaagaatctTCAACATTTTGcgaacaaaaatacataatatatcacgctaatatttgtatttattttttcatgtcaaCTTTGATTGACACTTCATACTATATGTACGTTCCAATTGCGTGCCACCAAGAgagagtgtgtgtgtgtgtgtttctgATTAGacgatataaattaaattgaaaaatcgtCAATATTTGTTGTATTTCTAAAACCTATCATTTGGGCCATCAATAGTATGAATGCATAAGTAAATTTAccatgttatattatattttatattggcAAAAGTATGGATACGTTGAGTTACGTCATTA
The Lepeophtheirus salmonis chromosome 10, UVic_Lsal_1.4, whole genome shotgun sequence DNA segment above includes these coding regions:
- the LOC121125744 gene encoding uncharacterized protein, with the protein product MVRSCSAPGCRSGRTLEKPKPSFFLFPLNPARRRVWSDAFPKSNYNPSKNSVLCEKHFTDDDFETMRKDSKESRRKQRGPLKNKKLKVGAVPSIWDESLVKQSVSPIFMNFVDVNTGTMEDSKSKSLIHFPFQHQQMSSGKGSSPKTKLIFPTSTQRPPRKILPKPPIVSSSLEVNHKTNIEGDHCYTALTVNMDEDHCYAFHNIKKEKWEEGDEIVSMYDFEYKIEKAQLPSGVKIFRKDSKYYFYLPNFQEDGNAKIGFSLELLDNFKYNAFVNGIKILRDDIKLSFNAKITKISELILLLEYLKSKSEGMPNSSFLICQAKKNLEKCIEISDEGHSSLISKLLFLKEQCDLLLSKSHKYSDSLLSVALMWHQQAPTLYEQIRKDGVMTLPSASHLRRFTSFNAESGLPSNTVSYLRSRFDNLTDVEKVIAIVFDEFYVVRKFEFSRGRLQGKNNENIPKSSFSLMIKSIAGSYRDIVYTSSKSSIKAQTIYDVYMAALKALTDIGFRVVAVISDGNSSHIHFFKDKIFNGSLLPIVENPFDPAIKIHIIFEQSTILKNFYHSFLSKKNSVLSSI